Proteins encoded by one window of Mustela erminea isolate mMusErm1 chromosome 5, mMusErm1.Pri, whole genome shotgun sequence:
- the MESD gene encoding LRP chaperone MESD gives MAASGWARAALVLLCASDLLLPPLPPRASAAEGAARTPGEASPPPRKKKDIRDYNDADMARLLEQWEKDDDIEEGDLPEHKRPSAPIDFSQIDPGKPESILKMTKKGKTLMMFVTVSGSPTEKETEEITSLWQGSLFNANYDVQRFIVGSDRAIFMLRDGSYAWEIKDFLVSQDRCADVTLEGQVYPGRGGGSKEKNKTKREKGKKQQEGVPKSRAAKAAKEDNRAGSKREEL, from the exons ATGGCTGCCTCAGGCTGGGCGCGCGCGGCCCTGGTCCTCCTCTGCGCCTCCGacctgctgctgccgccgctgccgcccaGGGCCTCCGCTGCCGAGGGCGCGGCCCGGACGCCCGGCGAGGCCAGCCCGCCTCCGCGGAAGAAGAAGGACATCCGCGACTACAACGACGCGGACATGGCGCGTCTCCTGGAGCAGTGGGAG AAGGACGACGACATAGAAGAAGGGGATCTCCCGGAGCACAAGAGACCCTCGGCGCCTATCGACTTCTCACAGATAGACCCGGGCAAGCCCGAGAGCATCCTGAAGATGACCAAGAAGGGGAAGACGCTCATGATGTTCGTCACCGTGTCCGGAAGCCCCACGGAGAAGGAGACGGAGGAGATCACCAGTCTCTGGCAGGGCAGTCTCTTCAATGCCAACTACGACGTGCAGAG GTTCATCGTGGGATCAGACCGCGCCATCTTCATGCTTCGGGACGGGAGCTACGCCTGGGAGATCAAGGACTTCCTGGTCAGCCAGGACAGGTGCGCCGACGTCACCCTGGAGGGGCAGGTGTACCCCGGCAGAGGCGGGGGGagcaaagagaagaataaaacaaagcgAGAGAAGGGCAAGAAGCAGCAGGAGGGGGTCCCGAAGTCTCGGGCCGCCAAGGCTGCCAAGGAAGACAATCGAGCTGGGAGTAAGAGGGAGGAGCTGTGA
- the TLNRD1 gene encoding talin rod domain-containing protein 1 — MASGSAGKPTGEAASPAPASAVGAACSQPRKRLVSVCDHCKGKMQLVADLLLLSSEARPVLFEGPPSSCAGAESFEQCRDTIIARTKGLSILTHDVQSQLNMGRFGEAGDSLVELGDLVVSLTECSAHAAYLAAVATPGAQPAQPGLVDRYRVTRCRHEVEQGCAVLRATPLADMTPQLLLEVSQGLSRNLKFLTDACALASDKSRDRFSREQFKLGVKCMSTSASALLACVREVKAAPSELARSRCALFSGPLVQAVSALVGFATEPQFLGRAAAVSAEGKAVQTAILGGAMSVVSACVLLTQCLRDLAQHPDGGAKMSDHRERLRNSACAVSEGCTLLSQALRERSSPRTLPPVNSNSVN; from the coding sequence ATGGCTAGCGGCAGCGCTGGGAAGCCCACTGGCGAGGCGGCTTCTCCGGCTCCTGCGAGCGCCGTCGGGGCGGCCTGCTCGCAGCCGCGGAAGAGGCTGGTGTCCGTCTGCGACCACTGCAAAGGCAAGATGCAGCTGGTGGCCGACCTGCTGCTGCTGTCGAGCGAGGCGCGGCCCGTGCTCTTCGAGGGCCCCCCCTCCTCCTGCGCCGGGGCCGAGTCCTTCGAGCAGTGCCGGGACACGATCATCGCGCGCACCAAGGGGCTCTCCATCCTCACCCACGACGTGCAGAGCCAGCTCAACATGGGCCGCTTCGGGGAGGCCGGGGACAGCCTGGTGGAGCTGGGCGACCTGGTGGTGTCGCTGACCGAGTGCTCCGCCCACGCGGCCTACCTGGCGGCCGTGGCCACGCCGGGCGCGCAGCCCGCTCAGCCGGGCCTGGTGGACCGCTACCGCGTGACGCGCTGCCGCCACGAGGTGGAGCAGGGCTGCGCCGTGCTGCGCGCCACCCCGCTGGCCGACATGACGCCGCAGCTGCTGCTGGAGGTGTCGCAGGGCCTGTCGCGCAACCTCAAGTTCCTGACGGACGCGTGCGCCTTGGCCAGCGACAAGTCCCGGGACCGCTTCTCCCGCGAGCAGTTCAAGCTGGGCGTCAAGTGCATGAGCACGAGCGCGTCGGCGCTGCTGGCCTGCGTGCGCGAGGTGAAGGCGGCGCCCAGCGAGCTGGCCCGCAGCCGCTGCGCGCTCTTCAGCGGGCCGCTGGTGCAGGCCGTGAGCGCCCTGGTGGGCTTCGCCACCGAGCCGCAGTTCCTGGGTCGCGCGGCGGCCGTGAGCGCCGAGGGCAAGGCGGTGCAGACCGCCATCCTGGGCGGCGCCATGAGCGTGGTGTCGGCCTGCGTGCTCCTGACCCAGTGCCTCAGGGATCTGGCGCAGCACCCCGACGGGGGCGCCAAGATGTCGGACCACAGGGAGAGGCTGAGGAACTCGGCCTGCGCCGTGTCTGAAGGCTGCACCCTGCTATCTCAGGCTTTACGGGAGAGGTCTTCGCCCAGGACTTTACCGCCAGTGAATTCCAATTCTGTGAATTAG